TTATTTAGTTCACTTGTAATACGGAGTAGAAGAGTAAATAGGCTTGTTCGTTCAAGGCTTCTTCCTGAGTGACAGAAGAAACCATGGAATCATTAAATTTAAACCACTGTCTACCGGCTACTTTCGTTGTTGCAACGTAATGTCCTTCATTGACCGTGCCCTTATGAGCAACGACACCTATCAGTTCATAAATCAAATCCGGGACATCGACGTCTGAGTCACCTGAACTACAGTAGTCCCGCATATTCAGGTAAGGTGGGTActcaatgaaatcattcaatttcaaactaTTCCCATTAAGAAGATGTTCAAACCGTTTCAATTGGAGCACCAGCACGGATGGAAGTTTGTATATGCTTAAACGCTTTATAGCGTCTTGGGATGTATTGCAATTTGGGCAATGGTAATTAAAATCATGCAACCGCTCTTTTTTATGGAAACTGTCCAGACAGTTATAAAGATTCGATTTGTCTTTTATGTCGAGCGATAGATCCATGAAAGGATCAATGGTGGTTTTAGAGTCATTTTGGCAATCGGGGCAAACGATAGAACTCTTTAGTAAACCTTGAAAGGTAGAATGTGCAATACAAGTGCAAAGATCATCAGAAATGGCGTCGTTGACTCCTTTGCCACTGCAAACTTGAAAATCATGGTGCAGTTGATTCAGTAAAAATTGCCAAAATTCGTGTGCATCCTGTTGTGAGTATCCGGCCAagttttcattgattttccATGAGCATACTAACAGGCCAATAAAACCAGAATACATGGCTTGTGGTTCAACATCTCCGGTGCTATATGCCGAAGAACCATAAAACTCGCAAACCATCTTTTCCAATGCACATGATATGCAACTCTTGGGATCCTGAATCGGACATTTCTTGGAATGCGATTGACTAAtggagaagttgaagaagtatGGATTGCGAATGAGAATCTGAAGTATACTGCTCATAAAACAAGTAGATCCCAGATTCAGCAATCCATGCAAACCATCCCTCCGCTCCACGCTCGGTACCACTGTCTTGATTGAAACGTCATCCCAGTATTTGTTAAGCATCGAAGCAATTATAAGTTCATTGTTTCCAATATAGTCACTGCATTTGAAACAAAAGAGCAATCCATTACTCGAATTGATTCCGAAAACATGCCCTACTTTCTTGCTATGCATCAAGAAATGCTCTCCGTTCCAACAACCACAGAATCCGCACTGCAAGCACATAAAATTGGATCCGGAATTGATCTCATGACACTCAGAGCATCGCATAGCATGCATATACTTATCTTTCGGGGTGAAATGGTTGATCATATAGCGTGCCGCATTACATGTCTTTAACACACCCTCCTTGGACTTCTcattttggaaaacctgCTCAATATGTTGACATCCAGTCATCTTCGTATTCCCCAAGGCGGATCTTCTATTTAACCGTTATGGTCGATCAAAACAGCCTTCGAAAGCTAAAAGTCAATTACCAACCTGTGTAACCACAACTAGCAACCTTCAACAACTGATCAAATACTTGATCCTTGTTCAGATACCCTTTTATACAGAATTTGTGAAGATTTGActaaaatttcaagtttgatATATACTAGTTGAAAATCGTTTCTTTTGCGAGGTAACAGATCGACCATCCTAATTAAGAACTTAACCATTTCATTGCTTATAAACAACTGATACGAACACTGGGAGTGCAACTGaagatgagcaagaagatATTGGCACTTCATGGGCTTGCACAGTCGGGCGACTACTTTAAATCCAAGACAAAGGGACTGAggaatgaaattgaaaagctAGGATACGAGCTGGTCTATGCAACTGCTCCAAACAGCCATTCGCCTGCCGATATTCCTGATGATATAGGTGACGTTGTAACCAGCGGGGACGATAATCATGTGTTAGCTTGGATTGAGAATGATCTGACGAACAAGACTTATAAGCTACCTCAAACAAGTATAGACTACCTACACGAATTTGTGATAGAAAATGGGCCTTTTGTCGGCGTTCTTGGGTTTAGCCAAGGTGCCGGTGTTGCTGG
This DNA window, taken from Torulaspora delbrueckii CBS 1146 chromosome 2, complete genome, encodes the following:
- the UBP8 gene encoding ubiquitin-specific protease UBP8 (similar to Saccharomyces cerevisiae UBP8 (YMR223W); ancestral locus Anc_8.742), with the translated sequence MTGCQHIEQVFQNEKSKEGVLKTCNAARYMINHFTPKDKYMHAMRCSECHEINSGSNFMCLQCGFCGCWNGEHFLMHSKKVGHVFGINSSNGLLFCFKCSDYIGNNELIIASMLNKYWDDVSIKTVVPSVERRDGLHGLLNLGSTCFMSSILQILIRNPYFFNFSISQSHSKKCPIQDPKSCISCALEKMVCEFYGSSAYSTGDVEPQAMYSGFIGLLVCSWKINENLAGYSQQDAHEFWQFLLNQLHHDFQVCSGKGVNDAISDDLCTCIAHSTFQGLLKSSIVCPDCQNDSKTTIDPFMDLSLDIKDKSNLYNCLDSFHKKERLHDFNYHCPNCNTSQDAIKRLSIYKLPSVLVLQLKRFEHLLNGNSLKLNDFIEYPPYLNMRDYCSSGDSDVDVPDLIYELIGVVAHKGTVNEGHYVATTKVAGRQWFKFNDSMVSSVTQEEALNEQAYLLFYSVLQVN
- the FSH2 gene encoding putative serine hydrolase (similar to Saccharomyces cerevisiae FSH2 (YMR222C); ancestral locus Anc_8.741), producing the protein MSKKILALHGLAQSGDYFKSKTKGLRNEIEKLGYELVYATAPNSHSPADIPDDIGDVVTSGDDNHVLAWIENDLTNKTYKLPQTSIDYLHEFVIENGPFVGVLGFSQGAGVAGYLMTDFNGLLSLTEEQQPPLHFFMSFSGFRFQPDCYQKQYDDHPIAVPSLHVQGDLDTITEPFKIEALYNSCKPETRTFLKHAGGHYVPNSRGFAKKVVEWLQEVDTE